From the Daucus carota subsp. sativus chromosome 8, DH1 v3.0, whole genome shotgun sequence genome, one window contains:
- the LOC108204007 gene encoding uncharacterized protein LOC108204007 encodes MSTTPTNPDEGNQNQGRDQEDPTMTQILRLLQLQTAALNQQPQAPRVGSFKAFQSLHPPEFRGTTDPIKAKSWIKEMEKAFALTEVGENKKTEYASFYLKDEANFWWESTKTLEGNGIITWERFTELFLEKYLPQYLQDQLEVKFLELKQEGMTVAEYEAKFSELARFVPEYVNTEHKKAKRFQQGLKSWIRSRVAVFELQTYAAVVQKAMIVEGESEMSKRENDSKKRKFERSEESQGQSSGKSKGKFRKGSDNPTNKGFQGSKPGNVGQSNRFSGQNQQQEGNRPPAPECKTCGRKHSGICNKPNITCFKCNKKGHYSSECTSTSGKKGVTCFKCGKLGHMARDCKEPVQQANVLRIAGSPTPTPPVQPRARTFNMTMKDAVQDSDVVAAKQEEDGQS; translated from the exons ATGTCAACCACACCAACCAACCCAGATGAGGGTAATCAGAATCAAGGTCGGGATCAAGAAGACCCTACCATGACTCAAATTCTCCGTCTTCTTCAGCTGCAAACCGCTGCTTTGAACCAGCAGCCCCAAGCTCCTCGAGTCGGAAGCTTTAAAGCTTTCCAATCCCTCCACCCACCCGAATTTAGGGGAACTACAGATCCAATTAAAGCGAAATCCTGGATAAAGGAGATGGAAAAAGCTTTTGCTTTGACGGAGGTTGGTGAAAATAAGAAAACGGAATATGCAAGTTTCTACCTGAAAGACGAGGCAAATTTTTGGTGGGAGTCCACCAAGACCTTAGAAGGAAATGGTATTATTACGTGGGAAAGGTTTACGgagttatttttggaaaagtatCTACCTCAATACTTACAAGATCAGTTGGAAGTTAAGTTTTTAGAATTGAAACAGGAAGGTATGACTGTGGCAGAATATGAGGCAAAGTTTTCAGAATTGGCAAGGTTTGTGCCAGAATATGTGAATACGGAACACAAAAAGGCAAAACGGTTTCAACAAGGACTTAAGTCATGGATACGTAGTCGAGTGGCAGTTTTTGAGCTTCAAACATATGCTGCAGTGGTTCAGAAGGCTATGATTGTGGAAGGTGAAAGTGAGATGTCAAAAAGAGAGAACGAtagtaagaaaagaaaatttgaaaggtCTGAAGAAAGTCAAGGGCAATCAAGTGGAAAGTCTAAAGGTAAATTCAGGAAAGGTTCTGACAACCCAACCAATAAAGGATTTCAAGGATCCAAGCCCGGAAATGTTGGACAGAGTAACCGTTTCTCCGGTCAGAATCAGCAACAGGAAGGTAATAGACCTCCGGCCCCAGAATGTAAGACTTGTGGGAGGAAGCATTCTGGAATCTGTAACAAGCCTAACATCACATGCTTCAAATGTAACAAGAAGGGTCATTATTCTTCAGAATGTACTAGTACTTCGGGCAAGAAGGGCGTGACATGTTTTAAGTGTGGCAAGTTGGGCCATATGGCAAGAGATTGCAAGGAGCCTGTTCAACAAGCAAATGTTCTGAGGATAGCTGGATCACCAACACCGACACCTCCAGTACAACCAAGAGCCAGAACTTTTAATATGACGATGAAAGATGCTGTTCAGGACTCAGATGTGGTTGCAG CTAAGCAAGAGGAAGATGGCCAGTCCTAG
- the LOC108192342 gene encoding ankyrin repeat-containing protein At2g01680, which yields MSVRFITHQSFFDAVRSGDLKSVEDWLENDGSDSDFPSVSNSVMELRNDKGESCLYVAAESNQEQVFSYLLKYCDVDVVKIKSSKTGLDAFHVAAKHGHLGIVKQLLGMWPELCQSCDSTNTSPLYSAAEKNHIKVVNAILDADPSSIRILRKNGKTALHNAVRYGRICVVKALLDRDPGIVPIKDKKGQTALHMAVKGTDTSVIEELLLADHSILNERDKKGNTAVHIATRKCRPQIVSLLLRFTSLNVNAINNHQETAMDLAEKLPYGGPAFEIREALTEAGAKYARQVGQLDEAMELKRTVSDIKHDVHSQLVQNEKTQRRVSGIAKELKKIHQEAVQNTINSVTVVAVLFASIAFLAIFNLPGQYVMADPETGKANIAKNAAFQAFCLLNATSLFISLSVVVVQITLIPWDTRAQRQIVSVVNKLMWAACMSTCGAFLSIAFVVVGKGSSWMAITITALGVPILLGTLVSLCYFVFRQHFGTFGYDSQRRIRRASGSKSFSWSAYSANISDEDDESDHNKIYAL from the exons ATGTCAGTGAGATTCATAACCCACCAATCTTTCTTCGATGCAGTACGATCTGGAGACCTCAAATCTGTTGAAGATTGGTTAGAGAATGATGGGTCAGACTCAGATTTTCCATCTGTTTCTAACTCTGTAATGGAGTTGAGAAATGATAAGGGGGAGAGTTGTTTGTATGTGGCTGCTGAGAGTAATCAAGAACAAGTGTTTAGTTACTTGCTCAAGTATTGTGATGTTGATGTTGTTAAGATTAAGTCTAGTAAGACTGGTCTGGATGCTTTTCATGTTGCTGCTAAACATGGCCACTTGG GAATTGTGAAGCAACTTTTGGGCATGTGGCCGGAGCTTTGTCAATCATGTGATTCCACAAACACTAGTCCCCTGTATTCAGCTGCAGAGAAGAACCATATAAAAGTAGTCAATGCTATATTAGATGCAGATCCAAGCTCAATAAGGATACTGCGGAAAAATGGGAAAACTGCATTGCACAACGCTGTAAGATATGGCCGCATTTGTGTAGTGAAAGCACTTCTAGACAGGGATCCAGGCATCGTGCCAATTAAAGATAAGAAAGGTCAAACTGCACTTCATATGGCTGTAAAAGGAACTGATACATCTGTAATCGAGGAATTATTGCTTGCCGATCATTCCATACTAAATGAACGTGACAAGAAGGGTAACACAGCTGTGCATATCGCCACAAGAAAATGTCGTCCACAG ATAGTAAGCCTTTTACTACGATTTACATCCCTCAATGTCAATGCCATCAATAATCATCAAGAAACGGCAATGGATTTGGCAGAGAAACTCCCATACGGAGGGCCTGCATTTGAAATAAGGGAGGCCTTAACAGAAGCCGGGGCCAAGTATGCCAGGCAAGTTGGGCAACTAGATGAAGCGATGGAGCTTAAGCGGACTGTGAGTGATATAAAACACGATGTGCATTCCCAGCTTGTACAAAATGAGAAAACTCAGAGAAGGGTTTCTGGTATTGCTAAAGAACTCAAGAAAATTCACCAGGAAGCGGTTCAGAATACAATAAATTCAGTAACAGTTGTTGCTGTTCTATTTGCGTCGATAGCTTTCTTGGCAATCTTCAACTTGCCTGGCCAGTATGTCATGGCTGACCCCGAAACAGGAAAGGCAAATATTGCTAAAAATGCTGCATTCCAGGCATTCTGCCTCCTGAATGCCACCTCCCTCTTCATCTCTTTATCCGTTGTTGTGGTTCAAATCACGTTAATTCCTTGGGACACCCGAGCACAAAGACAGATAGTTTCAGTTGTGAACAAGCTAATGTGGGCTGCCTGCATGAGCACCTGTGGTGCATTTTTGTCTATAGCTTTTGTAGTCGTCGGAAAAGGAAGTTCTTGGATGGCAATCACAATTACTGCACTGGGAGTTCCTATTCTATTAGGAACTCTTGTCAGTTTGTGTTACTTTGTTTTTAGGCAACACTTCGGAACCTTTGGATATGATTCTCAGAGGCGCATTAGAAGGGCTAGTGGAAGCAAATCCTTTTCTTGGTCTGCATATTCAGCAAATATCTCAGATGAAGACGACGAGTCTGATCACAATAAGATCTATGCTTTATGA
- the LOC108197183 gene encoding cleavage and polyadenylation specificity factor subunit 3-II, with translation MAIDCLVLGAGQEVGKSCVVVNMNGKKIMFDCGMHMGHHDHQRYPDFSRISRTGDFDSSLTCIIITHFHLDHIGALPYFTEVCGYKGPIYMTYPTKALAPLMLEDYRKVMVDRRGEEEQFTSENIEECMKKVTAVDLKQTVQVDKDLQIRAYYAGHVLGAAMFYAKVGDSAIVYTGDYNMTPDRHLGAAQIDRLHLDLLISESTYGTTIRDSKYAREREFLDAVHKCVTNGGKVLIPTFALGRAQELCILLDDYWERMSLKVPIYFSAGLTLQANLYYKVLINWTSQKVKDAYTTRNAFDFKHVCSFDRSLINAPGPCVLFATPGMISGGFSLEVFKHWAPYEKNLITLPGYCVAGTVGHKLMSGKPTKVNVDRDTQVDVRCKIHQLSFSPHTDAKGIMDLVNFLSPKHVILVHGEKPRMIALQGRIQSELGIQSFCPANNETVSIPSTHYVKADISDTLRRHSKCPNFKFSKTDSGENSDTGFMPTPLNPLQVFDDRVTEGILCLDRSKKAKVVHQDEFLGMLGAEKHELQFAYCCQVPIGNLGNAIETEVANVLPVIDNGSWLHLLTGKLAIELNDVNIQECGEHIQVESISISVCLNDDCPHRISETNLNKSEAVYFCCTWLAADEPLARNVISTLRKLELSTNLTTAG, from the exons ATGGCGATCGATTGTTTAGTTCTGG GGGCAGGCCAAGAAGTGGGCAAGAGCTGTGTGGTGGTGAACATGAATGGCAAGAAAATTATGTTCGATTGCGGGATGCATATGGGTCATCATGATCACCAGAGATACCCCGATTTCTCTCGTATTTCGAGAACCGGGGATTTCGATAGCTCCCTTACTTGCATTATCATCACACACTT TCACCTTGACCATATTGGAGCTTTGCCATACTTCACTGAAGTCTGTGGATACAAGGGACCAATTTATATGACG TATCCAACAAAAGCTCTCGCTCCTTTGATGTTGGAGGATTATCGGAAAGTTATGGTTGACAGAAGGGGAGAAGAAGAACAGTTTACATCCGAAAATATTGAAGAATGTATGAAGAAAG TTACTGCTGTGGATTTAAAGCAGACGGTGCAGGTTGATAAGGATCTTCAGATACGTGCATACTATGCTGGACAT GTGCTTGGAGCTGCAATGTTTTATGCTAAAGTAGGAGATTCTGCAATAGTTTACACCGGTGATTATAATATGACACCTGATAGACATCTTGGAGCTGCACAAATCGATCGGCTGCATTTGGACCTTCTTATATCAGA GTCGACCTATGGTACAACTATACGAGATTCAAAATATGCTCGGGAAAGAGAATTTCTTGATGCT GTTCATAAATGTGTTACCAATGGAGGGAAAGTGCTCATTCCTACATTTGCTCTTGGTCGAGCTCAG GAACTTTGTATACTATTGGATGATTACTGGGAGAGGATGAGTTTAAAGGTTCCCATATACTTTTCTGCAG GATTGACTTTACAAGCTAATCTGTATTATAAAGTTCTCATTAACTGGACCAGCCAAAAGGTGAAAGATGCATATACCACTCGGAATGCATTTGATTTCAAACATG TTTGCAGCTTTGACCGTTCCTTGATAAATGCTCCTGGACCTTGTGTTCTTTTTGCTACACCTGGAATGATCAGTGGTGGCTTTTCACTTGAGGTTTTTAAGCATTGGGCTCCATATGAAAAGAACCTTATTACGCTGCCAGG TTATTGTGTAGCGGGAACTGTAGGGCACAAGCTGATGTCAGGCAAACCCACTAAAGTCAATGTGGATAGAGATACCCAAGTTGATGTGCGATGCAAG ATTCATCAGTTGTCTTTTAGTCCTCACACGGATGCCAAAGGAATTATGGACCTAGTTAATTTTCTATCTCCCAAGCATGTGATTCTTGTGCATGGTGAAAAGCCTAGGATGATCGCACTCCAAGGAAGAATTCAATCTGAGTTGGGTATACAGAGTTTTTGTCCAGCAAACAATGAAACAGTGTCAATTCCTTCGACTCATTATGTGAAAGCTGATATTTCAGATACACTAAGACGACATTCAAAGTGTCCGaacttcaaattctcaaaaacaGATTCAGGAGAAAATTCCGATACAGGGTTTATGCCAACGCCACTTAATCCATTGCAGGTGTTTGATGATAGAGTAACTGAAGGGATCTTGTGTCTGGACAGAAGCAAGAAAGCAAAGGTCGTCCACCAAGACGAATTTCTGGGCATGCTGGGAGCTGAAAAGCACGAACTACAGTTTGCTTATTGTTGTCAGGTACCTATTGGCAACTTAGGAAATGCTATAGAGACTGAAGTTGCAAATGTGCTTCCTGTCATTGACAACGGCTCCTGGCTTCACCTATTAACTGGGAAACTTGCAATTGAACTTAATGATGTTAACATCCAAGAATGTGGAGAACATATTCAAGTAGAATCTATCAGCATATCCGTCTGCCTTAATGATGATTGCCCGCATAGAATAAGCGAAACTAATCTTAACAAGTCGGAAGCAGTATACTTCTGTTGCACCTGGTTAGCAGCGGATGAGCCGCTTGCCAGGAATGTCATTTCCACACTGAGGAAGTTAGAGCTGAGCACTAATTTAACTACAGCAGGCTAA
- the LOC108198773 gene encoding probable calcium-binding protein CML25, which produces MSLKRWFSRKKKTTNSSFPTPMVSRTTSLNSRAQIEEELEHVFKKFDVNGDGKISASELGSIMGSLGHVASDEELESMIKEVDADGDGFIDLREFIELNTKGIDSEEVLENLREAFLVFDIDKNGLITAEELQNVLESLGEKSTMSECQKMIQGVDANGDGMINFEEFKVMMTKGVQFGSK; this is translated from the coding sequence ATGAGTCTGAAACGTTGGTTTAGCCGCAAGAAGAAGACAACAAATTCATCGTTTCCGACGCCAATGGTATCAAGGACAACGTCATTAAACTCACGGGCACAGATTGAGGAGGAACTTGAACATGTGTTTAAGAAATTTGATGTGAATGGTGATGGCAAGATCTCGGCTTCAGAGCTAGGTTCAATAATGGGAAGCTTAGGCCATGTTGCTTCGGATGAAGAGCTGGAAAGCATGATCAAAGAGGTTGATGCTGATGGAGATGGATTTATTGATTTACGCGAATTTATTGAGCTGAACACGAAAGGCATTGATTCTGAGGAAGTGTTGGAGAATTTAAGGGAGgcatttttggtttttgatatTGACAAGAACGGATTGATCACGGCTGAGGAGCTGCAGAATGTGTTAGAGAGTCTAGGAGAAAAAAGTACGATGTCGGAGTGTCAGAAGATGATTCAGGGAGTTGATGCTAATGGCGATGGGATGATTAATTTCGAGGAGTTTAAGGTTATGATGACGAAAGGCGTACAATTTGGTTCAAAGTAG